One Helicobacter suis HS1 genomic window, TTAAAGCTACCGGTTAGTGGGTAAATTGTTTAAAGGGATTTTTAATGGTTAAATGGCTGGTTGTAGCGCTACAAAATTACTTCCCTCTCCTTTTATTTTTGCTATTCTTTTAACCGCTATTGCGCTTTTAGGGGCTTTTTTGAGTTTATAATGGATAGAAGTACTAGCTTTAAGAGCCACCACCCTACCTAACCAACCTCCCATCCACAGCTTTCATTTTTTCAGCTACTTTCTCAGAAAATCCAGGGCAGTAGATTCTTAGATCTAGTCTATGTTGCTAATAAGGCTTCCATTTTAGGATGGTAGATCACATGGTAATTAGCTTGTATATATTCTGGATAGGGGACAAACTGGACGAGAGCATTGGCGTTAGGGATTATAAAAATTGGACCTAAGCCTAAAGCTACAGCATAGTGAGGTATTGCTGTTTCTACAGAAACAATAAAAGAGGCTTTAGAGAGGACATGTAAAAGTTCTATAAAGGCGGTTTTTCCTACAAGATTAATAGCCTTAGGGAAACCTAACATGATCTCTTGTGCCTCATCTATCTCTTCCTTTGAACCACAAAGTACAATTTGAAAATCTGGTGAGATTTTTAAGGCAAGTTCTACCCAAGATTTAAAAGACCATTTTCTTTGAGGCTCAAAAGCCCCTAGAAAAAACACCCCATAAGGTTCACAAGAGAGAGAGAGAGAGAGAGAGAGGAATTTTGGGGTAAGTGGGGAGATCAAGGTGGTATTTAATATCTGTAAGGGGCTTTTTAAGAAGCTGGCTAAAGAACTCTCTATTACGATCGAATTCAAAGAGCCTTTCTAGTCTAGCCTCTAGAAAAGTCGTATAAACCCTATCGAGCCTGTGTATAGAAGTATTTTGATACCAATC contains:
- a CDS encoding glycosyltransferase family 9 protein, with amino-acid sequence MISPLTPKFLSLSLSLSCEPYGVFFLGAFEPQRKWSFKSWVELALKISPDFQIVLCGSKEEIDEAQEIMLGFPKAINLVGKTAFIELLHVLSKASFIVSVETAIPHYAVALGLGPIFIIPNANALVQFVPYPEYIQANYHVIYHPKMEALLAT